One genomic window of Sarcophilus harrisii chromosome X, mSarHar1.11, whole genome shotgun sequence includes the following:
- the GJB1 gene encoding gap junction beta-1 protein: MNWTGLYALLSGVNRHSTAIGRVWLSVIFIFRIMVLVVAAESVWGDEKSSFVCNTLQPGCNSVCYDQFFPISHVRLWSLQLILVSTPALLVAMHVAHQQHMEKKLLRLEGHGDPLHLEEVKRHKVHISGTLWWTYVISVLFRLLFEAVFMYVFYLLYPGYAMVRLVKCDSYPCPNVVDCFVSRPTEKTVFTVFMLAASGICIVLNVAEVVYLIIRACARRAQRRSNPSSRKGSGFGHRLSHECKQNEINKLLSDQDGSLKDILRRSPGTGAGLAEKSDRCSAC, translated from the coding sequence ATGAACTGGACGGGCCTGTACGCCTTACTCAGCGGGGTGAACCGGCACTCCACGGCCATCGGGCGCGTCTGGCTCTCGGTCATCTTCATCTTCCGCATCATGGTGCTGGTGGTGGCCGCCGAGAGCGTGTGGGGCGACGAGAAGTCCTCCTTCGTCTGCAACACCCTGCAGCCGGGCTGTAACAGCGTGTGCTACGACCAGTTCTTCCCCATCTCCCACGTGCGCCTGTGGTCCCTGCAGCTCATCTTGGTGTCCACGCCGGCCCTGCTGGTGGCCATGCACGTGGCCCACCAGCAGCACATGGAGAAGAAGCTACTGCGGCTCGAGGGTCACGGGGACCCCTTGCACCTGGAGGAGGTCAAGCGTCACAAGGTGCACATCTCGGGCACGCTGTGGTGGACCTACGTCATCAGCGTGCTCTTCCGCCTGCTCTTCGAGGCCGTCTTCATGTACGTCTTCTACCTGCTCTACCCGGGCTACGCTATGGTGCGCCTGGTCAAGTGCGACAGCTACCCCTGCCCCAACGTGGTGGACTGTTTCGTGTCCCGGCCCACGGAGAAGACCGTCTTCACCGTCTTCATGCTGGCCGCCTCGGGGATCTGCATCGTGCTCAACGTGGCCGAGGTGGTGTACCTCATCATCCGGGCCTGCGCCCGGCGCGCCCAGCGCCGCTCCAACCCCTCCTCGCGCAAGGGCTCCGGCTTCGGCCACCGCCTGTCCCACGAGTGCAAACAGAACGAGATCAACAAGCTGCTCAGCGACCAGGACGGCTCCCTCAAGGACATCCTGCGGCGGAGCCCGGGCACCGGGGCCGGCCTGGCCGAGAAGAGCGACCGCTGCTCCGCCTGCTGA